CACCACGGAGGAGTGACCGATGGCGAAGATCCCCGTCGACGAGCTCGCCATCACGAGGGCCTACGGCCCCCACGTCTCCGCCAAGATCCGCGGCGCGCCGGGCGAGGAGCCGGAGCGGCTCGTCAAGACGCATTGCTGCTTCTGCGGCCAGCAATGCGGAATCCAGCTCAAGGTCCGAAACGAGCAAGTCATCGGCTTCGAGCCGTGGGAGGAGTTCCCGTTCAACCGCGGAATGCTCTGCCCGAAAGGCGTAAAGCGTTATCTCCAGGGCTCGCACCCGGACCGCCTCCTCACCGCGCTCGCGCGCGATCCTTCGCAGTCGAGCGGCTTCCGCCCGATCGCCTACGACGAGGCGATCGCCAAGGTCGCGCGCGAGATCGAGCGTCTCCAGGAGACGCACGGCCACGGGTCGGTCGGCGTCCTCGGCGGCGCGAGCCTCACGACGGAGAAGACCTACCTCCTCGGCAAGTTCGCGCGCGTCTGCTTGAAGACGCCGTTCATCGACTACAACGGCCGGCTCTGCATGGTGAGCGCGGGGGCGGCGAACAAGAAGGCCTTCGGCATCGATCGGACGACGAACCCGTGGGCCGACATGATCGGCACGGAGGTCATCTGGCTCGCGGGCTCGAACGTCGCCGAGTGCTCGCCGATCACGACGAACTACGTCTGGCAGGCGCGGGAGCGAGGCGCGAAGGTGATCGTGCAAGACCCGCGCATCACCCCGATCGCGCGCACGTGCGATCTCTATTTGCCAGTCCGCCCCGGTCGCGACGCGGCGCTGTTCGCGGGCGTCCTCCAGCTGATGATCGACAATGGCTGGATCGATCGCGACTTCATCGAGGCCCACACCGTCGGCTTCGACGAGGTCGCGAAGTATTGCCGGGAGTGGACGCCGGCGCGGACCGCCGACGTCACCGGCGTCCCCGAGCGCTCGCTCCGGAAGGCGGCGGAGCTCTGGGGCCAGGCGAAGTCGAGCTTCTTCTTCCACGCCCGCGGGATCGAGCATCACTCGAACGGAGTCCAGAACGCGCTCGGCACGATCAACCTCGTGCTCGCGTCGGGGAGGCTCGGAAAACCGAATTGCGGATATGGGACGATCGTCGGGCAGGCCAACGGTCAAGGCGGCCGCGAGCACGGGATGAAATGCGATCAGCTCCCGGGCTGGCGCGAGATCACGAATCCCGATCATCGCAAATACATCGCCGGCGTCTGGGACATCGAGGAGAAGGACCTCCCCGGTCCCGGCGTCGACGCGTACGAGCTATTTCGCAAGATCGACGCCGGCGAGATCAAGGGCCTCGTCTCGATCTGCTTCAACCCGAAGGTCTCGCTGCCCGACAGCGACTTCGTCACGCGCGCGCTCGAGAAGCTCGAATTCTACGTCGCGATCGACTTCTTCCTGAACGACACCGCGCGCCACGCGGACGTCGTCCTCCCCGGCA
This window of the Labilithrix sp. genome carries:
- a CDS encoding molybdopterin oxidoreductase family protein — protein: MAKIPVDELAITRAYGPHVSAKIRGAPGEEPERLVKTHCCFCGQQCGIQLKVRNEQVIGFEPWEEFPFNRGMLCPKGVKRYLQGSHPDRLLTALARDPSQSSGFRPIAYDEAIAKVAREIERLQETHGHGSVGVLGGASLTTEKTYLLGKFARVCLKTPFIDYNGRLCMVSAGAANKKAFGIDRTTNPWADMIGTEVIWLAGSNVAECSPITTNYVWQARERGAKVIVQDPRITPIARTCDLYLPVRPGRDAALFAGVLQLMIDNGWIDRDFIEAHTVGFDEVAKYCREWTPARTADVTGVPERSLRKAAELWGQAKSSFFFHARGIEHHSNGVQNALGTINLVLASGRLGKPNCGYGTIVGQANGQGGREHGMKCDQLPGWREITNPDHRKYIAGVWDIEEKDLPGPGVDAYELFRKIDAGEIKGLVSICFNPKVSLPDSDFVTRALEKLEFYVAIDFFLNDTARHADVVLPGSLHEEDEGTVTQVEGRVIKVNKAVECPGDARQDWRIVQDIARALGRPKGFTFDDPRAIFEELRVASKGGVADYSGITYEKIERQMGVFWPCYAEDPRTGKASPDHEGTPRLFAPDSYNPVAKGAGRFYFPDGKARFNVADYRTPADDVDEAYPLFLTTGRVVSQFLSGTQTRRIGPLVSQYPEPRIELHPRLAQKLGIADGEWTTCETRRGTITLKAMVVTTIRPDTIFIPYHWAGEKSANRLTVAAQDPISKIPQYKVCACRVRKADGAPSYASVLEPQQ